The window AGGTTGTTAACACTCTGAACAAACATCAAGGTATTGTTGTTAACTCCAACTTCAACCCTAAGAACGTGAAGACTACTACTCCTGCTTCAAGAAAGTTGGAACGTGGAGGAACGAAGAGGGGTATGTTAACGCCGCCCAGGATCACGGAAATGTGGGGACAGTTGAGTCGGATTGGGAGTTCACCCCCCGGAGACAAGGAAAAGTCATAGGTGTGTTAAGTCGAATCTTTGTTTGAGTTCAATCAAGGCTAAAGATTGACGATGCTGAAGGGATGTTAAGTCAGCGGGCTGCGCGCCAAAACACCTTTTTTGCTCTGTATACACATACATTACGACCTCTTTACGATAGATGTTCTTTACGATTTATGACCTTTTCACTTCTACATACGATCTGTTTGTTCAGTCAATCCAATGTCGCTCTTTGCTGGAACATACGATTCACGAATTGAGACCCTCGATATGGGATTTTATCCCCATAGTCATCACCAGCTTTTGCATTCATTCCTTTCTGTCTCTTCTTTATGCTGGGTAGTAAAATGTGTGTATAGACATGTAACTCAATTTGAGAATGTAAAGCTCGCGGCGGTGTAGCTCCTCTTGAATTCGAGCCAAATTTAGCAGCAGATATCATACCGCTTATCATGCCAATCAAGTATCTCGACCGGCGCTTTGGAGTAGTATGACCTATTTGGCATTCCTAATTCTTCATCAGTCGTCAATGGTCCCTGTACGCCCCAATAATAACCGAGCCTCCAAATAAATTCATACAAAGCTGTTTCCAGCAAGCCTCACCACTTTCCTTTTGAATAATCAACTCTCGGATTACCCTTTCACTGATTTAGAGTTTTTATTTGGGTCACAGAGCTGATCCAGAAAGATGTTTTAGATGTGGATAGAGAGAATAAGAACTAAAATTCTTATTCTTACAGATTGTGCATGATTACCCAGACCCCAACGGTTAATCTACAACTTTTACTCTTCTTATTCACCACATCTTgtccatcatcttcaaacTTAACTCGACGCCCAAGAACGTTGCGGCCTATTTATGATCATTCAGCATCAGCATCagtttcttcttttttctcaCTCTCCCCTCAAGCCCTTAACTCACGTTTGCAGGAACAGCTCTCGCCATTGCAGGTCCGAAACCCTTCCACAGAGCGGTCACGCCGTCTTGAGCGATAAGCTTTCGGGCACAGTCCATGAAGCCGGTATATGTCCCCTGGGGCGCACTCTGGAGACGGGATTTGATAGTCTGCGgaataaaaaaaaaaaaggatGAATGAGTATCAAAAATAATGGCCGCAGAGGAgacggaaagaagaaagcTTACATCAGGGGGGATACCTAGAGACCACATGGCAATACCGGCACCTCCGCCTGCGGCCATGATGGCCGGTACACTCAAAGGCGGTGCCGGAGCCTTGGAGCCATCTGGCAAGGTCTCGGGGGCGGCGGACAACATCTTTTTGAGATACTCATAAGTAGCAAAGTAGGCAGCGCTTCCCGGACCGTCACGGGCAAGCGTAGCAACTGTCCCTCGGAAGAGGGAACGAATACCGCCTTCGGCATAAAGTTTGGTGACGACGTCAAATACACCGTTGTAAGCTTGTGCGCCATTTTGGCCTTGTACCTAATTAAGTGATGTTAGATGGATAACAAGCAGGAAAGTGGGCCCGGGAAATAAGAGGACATATATATACCTGGAGAAGGACTTTGACTCGCTCGGCGGGGGCAGCAACGAGGGTAGCAGGGAGAGCACTGAAAGCACCAGCAAAGGCAAGTTCGGGTATAGACAGTGATGGCTCGGTCCTGTAGGGGCTGAAAGAGTACACCAGTCTCTTACCGAGGTCATAACCCTGTACGGCATTTGTCAATAAGAATTTCTAAAAGTGTCAAAGAGGGATGTGACTTGCCCAGAAAGAGATGGCGAAGATGGGAGTAACACCTAATATGGGAGGAGTTACTCCTCGGTACATTCTGGTTAATTGTTAGCATTTGATCAACGTGCACAATTCATGGAACGTACCCTCTAAAGCCGTCAGCCTTGACGGTCTTTTTCACGACATCAATGGCGCCTGTGTAAACGCCAGGAGGAGCTGTTTGGAGACGCGTCTTTGTCAAGTCAAATGGATGGCCAACCAGGACACAAGAACTGGCTTCTGATTAGTTGCAAAAGAAGCAGATTGGATATAAAAGTGCTCACACGCCACCAAATCCACCGGAAAGGAAAGACTTGACGGGGTCGACGGTTTGCTTTCCAGCGTTTCTGGATACGGCTTCGATTTCAGAGGCGTCGTCGGACATGTTTGCTGATTAAGATCTGTGATATATCGGGGATATATTATAACTTCTAGATATCTAACGGAGCTCTGCCTATGGGCTGGGATGAGCTGGTATATATATGCTGtcgagaagaggaaaatAATGGTTTCGGCAGAACTGGATTGAGAGGTGACGGCTTTAGTCACACCCGCCGGCTATGGAGTGACCGGGAGAACTTCTGCTGGGTGACGTGTTATTCGGCGCGTTAGTTGTGTTATTTAAAGATCAGGGCGGGCGTAGTTAAGCAATGGTGGATGACGCGTGCTGGCCACAAGGGGAAGTTTCAGTTACACAGCGAAGTTCAGTCAAGCACAGGTCACCGCAgaataaataaataatacTAGTGAACAGCCAACAACTCTCCGCTCCACACCCATATACTCTTCCTCACAACCGACTCTCCACGTCCCGCACAGGCCACCTCGCCACCTTATTCCCCGCAGCTCATGCCCGCCCACGAGCCCTCCACTCTCGCCAAGGCCCACCCGGACCATCCAACCCTCTCCGAGCTTGTGTCAGACCGTCCCGATCCCAGTGAGTGGCCACCTCTCTTCATCGCGCAGTTATCCCGGCATGTTCTTTCGGTGTGATACTGTCATGGCAGCATTGCCGATCCTGTCTctgttcttccttctcttcgCGGGTAACCTGATACAGCATGGAGCGCCTGGCTGACTTGTCGTGAAATCGGTAGCAACCACCACGCCGCTGGGCCACGATATGTAAGTGTCTGTCGACTGCTACGTGGAAGCTCCGCTGATCAGAAACGACGTACGGGCCTTCTGTGGCCACCGTATTATGACTCATTTTGCGCAGCGCCTCACCTCAGCAAACCACTACTCCAACTTCCATGTCCGACGTAGACTCCAGTTCCAGCTCCCCTAAAGCTGCCCTCCGCCCCGGCGGCTTCTCTGAGGGTCCCAACGCCAGGAGTAAGAGCGTCACCGTCGCTTCGGGCGAAGACACATTTGGCGTGCGTCATGATTTCCTATATCCTAGTGGATGTTGCCACTAGCTGACATGTTTACAGGCTCTTAACTGCCATCCTGCTCTTGGATCATCGACCGTTGTCGACGGTAACCTTCCCGCTGAATCTTTCCGAGTGGGAGTCAGTGAAGATAGGAATAGGCGATGTAGGAGGACTATGGAGGATGCGCATAGCTTTGTCTATGACTTTGCCGGTGTCAAGGGTCAAGGGTACTTTGCAGTTTTCGAGTGAGTGGAGTCACCTTTTGCAGAGATCAAATCTGACATGTTCCAACAGTGGACACGCCGGTAAACATGCTGCTGAATGGTGCGGTCAAAACTTTCACGAGTACCTCCTCGATGGCCTTCTCACTAAACCCGACACTCCCATTCCCGATCTCATGAACAAGACATTCCACCTTGTCGACAAACGACTCTCTCACCTCGCTCATGCTGGCGGCACCTCTTCCGGCTGTACGGCCGTCACTGCGTTCCTACGTATCGAAGAAATGGACGATAACTCCCACAAGGGATTCACTAATCCAGGTTTACAGGCTCGCGGTTTGGCGGAAGGTAAGGGAGAAGACGAACTCGAATCCCAAACTTCACTCCAGCCTTCCTCCCGTCGATCTTCAATGGGTGGTGGGACTGGCGGCCACATGGGCGGAGCGTCTACGCCAGGCGTTAATGGACGGACTGGAAGTTTGGCGAGACGATTGTCGAGCAAGAAAATACGAGACTTTGTCAAGGGTTTGACTAGCGGTTCGGAaaaaaatgatgatgacgTTATTGCGGAGGATGAAGGTGTGGTCAGTGCGGCAGATGGGACAAAGGTAGAAGCTATTGAACCACAGAGCGAAAAGGGTATCAGGAGGGTACTGTACACTGCCAATGTCGGAGACGCTAGAGCTGTTCTTTGGTAAGCCACCTTGTTGTCAAGCTTTTATACCTCGCAACTGACAGGGCACAGTCGTGGAGGAAAGGCTGTCAGGTTGACGTATGACCACAAAGGCAGTGACGCCCAAGAAGCCAAGCGAATTACCGATGCAGGGGGTTTCGTCATGAACAATCGAGTCAACGGTGAGTCGGCTTGCCTGCCATTCTATTAGGTATATGCTCATGTATTACCATAGGTATTCTCGCTGTTACACGGTCTTTGGGTGATGCCTCAATGAAAGAGTTTGTCGTCGGCGCGCCATACACGACTGAAACAACTCTAGACGAGCAAGACGAGTTTCTTATTGTCGCATGTGATGGCGTATGTGTCTTAACTCTTTCTCCAAATTCCATTATACACTGACAATTTGAATGTTAGCTCTGGGATGTATGCTCAGATCAAGAAGCCGTTGAGATCGTTCATCTTATCACCGATCCCCAAGAAGCGTCAAAGCGACTCTTAGACCACGCCATGTCCAATTTTTCGACAGATAACTTGAGCGTCATGGTCATTCGCTTCAACCATTAGAGAACCGAAAGTTCTTTGGGGTTTATGATAGAAGTTTCTGCCAAAGAGGGGGCGATGGGAGATGGAAAGTGTTTGCGTTTTGATCTCGAAATGCTCTTGCTTTCCCTTCCGTACGTACATCTATGTCAGTACTTTATGGGTTTTTCTCCCCCGGCGTGGTTGTTCAAGACCTCTTTTATGCAGAAATTTATGTCTCTTTTCGACATTTGCGTCATTACTAAGTCTCCAGGGAATCATAATTCAACAAATACCAGGCAAAAAAGGGAATGTTGCTGAAGTACGATATTGCAACTAGATAGTatatgatgatgaaaagaaaGGGCCTTGTCAGGCTTTAGCACGGCCGCGAGACATACTCTCCCTCAAATGTTCACCGAGCCTGGCCAACCTCTCTGGCCTCTTTCCTACTGGACCCCCACCCCATTCCGCATCACTCGATACATTACTCTCACATCTACTCCTTGTTCCTGCTCGGCCGCTTACATTGTCCAATGCACCCAATCCATTGAGCGAGCCTAACGAGCTGCCGATGGACCCGACCGCATTCGTCCGACGCCTCTTCTCATTCCCACTCAAAGCGTTCTCGCCCTCCCATTCTTTACCCAAGGGCGCGACATCCGGTAACGCCATAGGCTGGGGTAACGCCGCCGACTCTCGTTTGATGAATACTGGGGGTAAAGGGCCAGGACGTGGGggaagggaggaagagcgAGGCAGAGGGAGGGAAGCGGTTTGGATTTGAACCTGCTGCGGGACTTGTGGGACTTGTGAGGCTTGCGAGATGGGAGAGGAGGATCGGGCCATGGTAAAAGGTTTGGCAGGCGGTTTGAAGTAGTCGTTCGCAGTCGCAAGTGATGGAGGGAAAGGAGGCGCAAAGGGGTTAAGTCCCCCACCAGGGAAGGAAGTACTACTCTGCGAGCTCACGCTGCTCCCCACAGAATCCAAACTATCCCTCCTACCTAACCTCATTCTCCCCAGCTCTTTACCTAGCGTCATGGAATCCCTTGCCCCGCCGATGACATTGAGGTTCCCATTAGGGGCAATATGAAgggatgaggatgatgaatTTACGCTAGCAGGGAAGCCTTGAAAAATGGATGAGACTGAGGATTTACGACGACCGAGTTTTATAGGTATACCTACGCCGAGGGAGTTTTGAGATGTGAAGGGATTCGAAAATTCGACAAGGACCTGAGGAGGATTGATTTTGCTCGGCGTAACTGATGTGAAATGGAAGAGGACTTCGCTCGTACTAGACGAGGTTGAAGAATCGCTATTCCGCCTTATCGATACCGGTCTTCCGGCTGAAGAGGACTTTGCAGCTTCGGATCTCCCTTTGCCGTCACGATGTACAGGCATGAAGTCTGATACAGGCTTACCGTCCAGCAAAGTTGAGAGATCCTCCCTCACGCCCCACTCGTCATCAGAGATGGACGATCGTAAGATGGGAGTGAAGCTTTGAAGGCGCAAAGGGTTAGGAGGAGGTAGTTCGGGTGTAGCCAGAGAGAGGAGAGTAGAGCGAGCGTAAGTTGTCATAAGAGATGGTGGGGGTGTCATGAGACCCAGTCTGCTGTTGTCGTCGCTAAAAATTCGAGGTAAAGAGTCAACGACTGGGTGGAAAAAAGGATAAGATTATACTCACAGGTCGGGAATACGAcggggagaagaaggcatCGGTCTGTTTGCTAGAAAACCTGAGATCGTGGAAGCGAGAAAGAGTGAGTAGAGAACAGTGCAATGAGAGGCTGTGGGATACTCAAATACCCAACCGAATGCCCAGGTGATTTCCCTCTCTGCAGTCCTTCCCTTCATGTGTATCCCTTACAGCAGCACTACCAATATCTACCCTGTGGGAGGTCTTCCTTAGAACTCACCCTTTCCGCCGCAGAGTGATCCTGGCTTCATCAGTACGTCCTGAAAGGCTTGAGCAGTGAAATCAAATCCTTTGTCAGTTGTTCAGTTTTGATGAAAGTCTGGTCTGTGAGGCCATAATAGCGCTGTGGAAGGAGGGAGTCAAAGGAGGCACTGTTGGGGGATGGGTATGGTCGGTTAAAAGTCGTCTCCTAAGATGAATAACTGAAGGCAGGAGTAA is drawn from Cryptococcus gattii WM276 chromosome A, complete sequence and contains these coding sequences:
- a CDS encoding Hypothetical protein (Similar to TIGR gene model, INSD accession AAW41105.1; CNA04840), whose translation is MTPPPSLMTTYARSTLLSLATPELPPPNPLRLQSFTPILRSSISDDEWGVREDLSTLLDGKPVSDFMPVHRDGKGRSEAAKSSSAGRPVSIRRNSDSSTSSSTSEVLFHFTSVTPSKINPPQVLVEFSNPFTSQNSLGVGIPIKLGRRKSSVSSIFQGFPASVNSSSSSLHIAPNGNLNVIGGARDSMTLGKELGRMRLGRRDSLDSVGSSVSSQSSTSFPGGGLNPFAPPFPPSLATANDYFKPPAKPFTMARSSSPISQASQVPQVPQQVQIQTASLPLPRSSSLPPRPGPLPPVFIKRESAALPQPMALPDVAPLGKEWEGENALSGNEKRRRTNAVGSIGSSLGSLNGLGALDNVSGRAGTRSRCESNVSSDAEWGGGPVGKRPERLARLGEHLRESMSRGRAKA
- a CDS encoding Carnitine/acyl carnitine carrier, putative (Similar to TIGR gene model, INSD accession AAW41054.1), whose amino-acid sequence is MSDDASEIEAVSRNAGKQTVDPVKSFLSGGFGGVSCVLVGHPFDLTKTRLQTAPPGVYTGAIDVVKKTVKADGFRGMYRGVTPPILGVTPIFAISFWGYDLGKRLVYSFSPYRTEPSLSIPELAFAGAFSALPATLVAAPAERVKVLLQVQGQNGAQAYNGVFDVVTKLYAEGGIRSLFRGTVATLARDGPGSAAYFATYEYLKKMLSAAPETLPDGSKAPAPPLSVPAIMAAGGGAGIAMWSLGIPPDTIKSRLQSAPQGTYTGFMDCARKLIAQDGVTALWKGFGPAMARAVPANAATFLGVELSLKMMDKMW
- a CDS encoding Ptc1 protein phosphatase type 2C, putative (Similar to TIGR gene model, INSD accession AAW41104.1), which encodes MPAHEPSTLAKAHPDHPTLSELVSDRPDPTTTTPLGHDIASPQQTTTPTSMSDVDSSSSSPKAALRPGGFSEGPNARSKSVTVASGEDTFGALNCHPALGSSTVVDGNLPAESFRVGVSEDRNRRCRRTMEDAHSFVYDFAGVKGQGYFAVFDGHAGKHAAEWCGQNFHEYLLDGLLTKPDTPIPDLMNKTFHLVDKRLSHLAHAGGTSSGCTAVTAFLRIEEMDDNSHKGFTNPGLQARGLAEGKGEDELESQTSLQPSSRRSSMGGGTGGHMGGASTPGVNGRTGSLARRLSSKKIRDFVKGLTSGSEKNDDDVIAEDEGVVSAADGTKVEAIEPQSEKGIRRVLYTANVGDARAVLCRGGKAVRLTYDHKGSDAQEAKRITDAGGFVMNNRVNGILAVTRSLGDASMKEFVVGAPYTTETTLDEQDEFLIVACDGLWDVCSDQEAVEIVHLITDPQEASKRLLDHAMSNFSTDNLSVMVIRFNH